Proteins encoded within one genomic window of Acidimicrobiales bacterium:
- a CDS encoding MBL fold metallo-hydrolase produces MSRPSMHPVDVANRVIDSGRPEAPHNRVTHQLSVIDDDVAVVESFSHCWIIRTGEGLVCFDAGGVRHGTDVVAALRSWSDQPIHSLVYTHGHLDHVGGSGAFLADAADRGHGRPRFLAHEALPARFERYRTTNDWNLIINRRQFGGIRNRQDLGIAGNGPRFLPDDVADPDEVFRDRMSFEVGGRTIQLRHARGETDDHAWGWDAERLTAYTGDFTTWVFPNAGNPQKVQRYPIEWAAAMREMLDLGVERVYPAHGLPIVGRRRVELVLGDIAEALEHLAGRTLELMNEGATIDTIIHEVRVPEHLMERPWLAPQYDEPEFVVRNVYRQFGGWWDGNAANLKPARESALAAEVVALAGSVEALTDRARELAEAGDLRLACHLVEMAVAAEPTHEGAQRARAEVYWQRRAAERSLMSKGIYAAAARESEAALGEDVSGDDLGQSIRGSLG; encoded by the coding sequence ATGAGCAGGCCATCCATGCACCCGGTCGACGTCGCCAACCGGGTCATCGACTCGGGACGGCCTGAGGCTCCGCACAACCGGGTCACCCACCAGCTCTCGGTGATAGACGACGACGTGGCCGTGGTGGAGTCGTTCTCCCACTGCTGGATCATCCGGACCGGTGAGGGCCTGGTCTGCTTCGACGCCGGCGGGGTGAGGCACGGGACCGACGTGGTGGCGGCCCTCCGGTCGTGGAGCGACCAGCCCATCCACAGCCTCGTCTACACCCACGGGCACCTCGACCACGTCGGGGGCAGCGGCGCCTTTCTGGCCGATGCGGCCGACCGGGGCCATGGGCGTCCGAGGTTCCTGGCGCATGAGGCGCTGCCGGCCCGCTTCGAGCGGTACCGGACCACCAACGACTGGAACCTGATCATCAACCGCCGCCAGTTCGGTGGGATACGCAACCGGCAGGACCTCGGCATCGCGGGGAATGGCCCGAGGTTCCTCCCCGACGACGTGGCGGACCCCGACGAGGTGTTCCGGGACCGGATGTCGTTCGAGGTCGGTGGGCGGACCATCCAACTCCGGCATGCCCGGGGCGAGACCGACGACCACGCCTGGGGGTGGGACGCCGAGCGGCTGACCGCATACACCGGAGACTTCACGACATGGGTGTTTCCCAACGCCGGCAACCCCCAGAAGGTGCAGCGGTACCCGATCGAGTGGGCGGCCGCCATGCGCGAGATGCTGGACCTGGGGGTGGAGCGCGTGTATCCGGCCCACGGCCTGCCGATCGTCGGCCGCCGGCGGGTCGAGCTGGTGCTGGGCGACATCGCCGAGGCCCTCGAGCACCTGGCCGGCCGGACTCTCGAACTCATGAACGAGGGTGCGACCATCGACACGATCATCCACGAGGTGCGCGTTCCCGAGCACCTGATGGAGCGTCCGTGGCTGGCACCCCAGTACGACGAGCCGGAGTTCGTGGTGCGCAACGTGTACAGGCAGTTCGGCGGTTGGTGGGACGGCAACGCGGCGAACCTGAAGCCGGCCAGGGAATCGGCGCTGGCTGCCGAGGTGGTGGCCCTCGCCGGCTCGGTGGAGGCCCTGACCGACCGGGCGAGGGAGCTGGCCGAGGCGGGTGACCTGCGCCTCGCCTGCCACCTGGTGGAGATGGCGGTGGCCGCCGAGCCCACCCACGAGGGCGCTCAGAGGGCCCGCGCCGAGGTCTACTGGCAGCGGCGTGCCGCCGAGCGGTCCCTCATGTCGAAGGGGATTTACGCCGCGGCTGCACGTGAGTCCGAGGCGGCGCTGGGCGAGGACGTCTCGGGTGACGACCTGGGACAGTCGATCAGGGGATCGCTGGGCTAG
- the serC gene encoding 3-phosphoserine/phosphohydroxythreonine transaminase translates to MTTSSRVHNFCAGPCTLPVPVLEEVRDELLDFDGTGMSIIEASHRAAAYDTVHMDALADFRSLAAIPDDFAILFLQGGASLQFAQVPMNLLAEGQTAGYLNTGAWGGKALGDAVKVAPVYEAWSGAGEAFMRMPAADEIEVRGDSTYLHVTTNETIGGIRLPDLPSVDVPLVSDMSSDFLSRAIDWDVHDLAYGGAQKNLGPAGLAVVVVRRDRLSGHGRNLASYLDYATHEANDSMANTPPMFAIYVMGKVLRWMQAEGGLVEFERRAAERASLVYGAIDGSDGWYTCPVDVASRSHMNIVFRLPNEDLEKRFAAEAADAGMVNLKGHRSVGGIRASVYNAMPVASVETLVDFMGSFRAANG, encoded by the coding sequence ATGACCACGTCCAGCCGTGTCCACAACTTCTGCGCGGGCCCGTGCACCCTTCCGGTTCCGGTCCTCGAGGAGGTACGAGACGAGCTCCTCGACTTCGACGGCACCGGCATGTCGATCATCGAGGCCAGCCACCGTGCCGCCGCCTACGACACCGTGCACATGGATGCCCTCGCTGACTTCCGCTCGCTGGCCGCCATCCCCGACGACTTCGCCATCCTGTTCCTGCAGGGTGGAGCCTCATTGCAGTTCGCCCAGGTCCCGATGAACCTGCTGGCCGAGGGCCAGACCGCCGGCTACCTCAACACCGGCGCGTGGGGCGGCAAGGCCCTCGGCGATGCCGTGAAGGTCGCCCCCGTCTACGAGGCATGGTCGGGAGCCGGCGAGGCGTTCATGCGCATGCCGGCCGCCGACGAGATCGAGGTACGCGGCGATTCCACGTACCTCCACGTGACGACCAACGAGACCATCGGTGGAATCCGGCTGCCGGACCTGCCCTCGGTCGACGTGCCGCTGGTGTCGGACATGAGCTCCGACTTCCTCAGCAGGGCGATCGACTGGGACGTCCACGACCTGGCCTACGGCGGCGCCCAGAAGAACCTTGGTCCGGCCGGCCTGGCCGTCGTCGTGGTGCGGCGGGACCGCCTGTCCGGCCACGGACGGAACCTCGCCTCGTACCTCGACTACGCCACGCACGAGGCGAACGACTCGATGGCCAACACGCCCCCTATGTTCGCCATCTACGTGATGGGCAAGGTACTGCGCTGGATGCAGGCCGAGGGCGGCCTTGTGGAATTCGAACGCCGGGCCGCCGAACGGGCCTCGCTGGTGTACGGCGCCATCGACGGTAGCGACGGCTGGTACACGTGCCCCGTGGACGTGGCCAGCCGGTCGCATATGAACATCGTGTTCCGCCTGCCCAACGAGGACCTCGAGAAGCGCTTCGCAGCCGAGGCCGCCGACGCCGGCATGGTCAACCTGAAGGGCCACCGCAGCGTGGGCGGGATCCGCGCCAGCGTCTACAACGCCATGCCTGTCGCCAGCGTCGAGACCCTGGTCGACTTCATGGGTTCGTTCAGGGCCGCCAACGGCTGA
- a CDS encoding glutaminyl-peptide cyclotransferase produces MCGSLAAHPTRRRDEQPTTMQKALRRGGHLAWPALILGLLLGACGGNGPDPVPTAVRRLVPRVVATHPHDPDAFTQGLELVDGSLYETTGRFTASGIREVDRSTGRVLRSASLDDSWFGEGFTALGDGRAVQLTWKAGRAVVWDLDTFDAVGTLAYGGQGWGLCRLDADTLAMSDGSATLSLRDPDDFHRVGRVEVALAGEPVDRLNELECVDGTVWANVWQTDRIVAIDPATGSVTAVVDASGMVADRSGFGDDDVLNGIAHDPDSGRFLLTGKRWPVLYEVFFEPDPSG; encoded by the coding sequence ATGTGCGGCAGTCTCGCCGCCCACCCGACCCGGCGACGAGACGAGCAGCCGACGACCATGCAGAAGGCACTTCGACGAGGAGGCCACCTGGCGTGGCCGGCGCTCATCCTCGGACTGCTGCTGGGCGCCTGCGGGGGAAACGGACCAGATCCCGTACCGACGGCGGTCCGTCGGCTGGTCCCCCGGGTCGTGGCCACCCACCCTCACGATCCCGATGCCTTCACCCAGGGCCTGGAGCTGGTCGACGGCTCCCTGTACGAGACCACCGGCCGGTTCACGGCGTCCGGCATCCGCGAGGTCGACCGGTCGACCGGTCGGGTCCTGCGATCCGCATCGCTGGACGACTCCTGGTTCGGGGAGGGCTTCACCGCGTTGGGCGACGGCCGGGCCGTCCAGCTCACCTGGAAGGCCGGGCGGGCGGTCGTCTGGGACCTCGACACGTTCGACGCCGTGGGCACCCTCGCCTACGGCGGACAGGGCTGGGGGCTGTGCCGCCTGGACGCCGACACCCTCGCCATGTCCGACGGCTCGGCGACGCTGTCGCTGCGGGATCCCGACGATTTCCACCGTGTCGGCCGGGTCGAGGTCGCCCTCGCCGGCGAGCCGGTGGACCGCCTCAACGAGCTGGAGTGCGTCGACGGAACGGTGTGGGCCAACGTCTGGCAGACCGACAGGATCGTGGCCATAGACCCGGCCACCGGCAGCGTCACCGCCGTGGTGGACGCCTCCGGGATGGTCGCCGACCGTTCCGGCTTCGGGGACGACGACGTGCTGAACGGCATCGCCCACGATCCCGACTCAGGCCGGTTCCTGCTCACCGGCAAGCGGTGGCCGGTGCTGTACGAGGTGTTCTTCGAGCCTGACCCGTCCGGCTGA
- the menH gene encoding 2-succinyl-6-hydroxy-2,4-cyclohexadiene-1-carboxylate synthase, with amino-acid sequence MSPHRTTELHVEMDGDGPPLLLLHGFTGSTTGMWPLGRRLTGVRRVAAVDLPGHGRTGVPEDPHLFGFEHTVDAVARLMDRLDHVPVDVVGYSMGGRIALGLAVRHPHHVASLSLIGASAGLSDAAERSARHHSDDDLADDLLEQGLEWFIDRWMASPLFASQVRLGTDALAAARAQRLENDPEGLAGSLRGAGAGSQPSYWHDLAGIDVPTLLVVGDEDPRFRAIAMRMAAGLPLSTISVVPGAGHAAHLENLDRTSTEILGFLAQLDEERRSGR; translated from the coding sequence GTGTCTCCCCACCGAACCACCGAGCTGCACGTCGAGATGGACGGCGACGGCCCCCCACTGCTGCTGCTCCACGGCTTCACCGGTAGCACGACCGGGATGTGGCCGCTGGGGCGCAGGCTCACCGGGGTACGTCGTGTCGCCGCCGTGGACCTGCCCGGCCACGGGCGTACCGGTGTCCCCGAGGATCCGCACCTCTTCGGCTTCGAGCACACCGTGGACGCCGTGGCCCGCCTGATGGACCGACTCGACCACGTGCCGGTGGACGTGGTCGGCTACTCCATGGGTGGCCGTATCGCCCTGGGCCTGGCCGTCCGGCACCCTCACCACGTGGCGTCGTTGTCGCTGATAGGCGCCTCGGCCGGCCTGTCCGACGCTGCCGAGCGTTCGGCCCGACACCATTCCGACGACGACCTGGCCGACGACCTCCTGGAGCAGGGCCTCGAGTGGTTCATCGACCGCTGGATGGCCAGCCCCCTGTTCGCCTCCCAGGTGCGCCTCGGTACGGACGCCCTGGCCGCGGCCCGGGCCCAGCGCCTGGAAAACGACCCCGAGGGGCTGGCCGGCAGCCTGCGGGGTGCCGGAGCGGGCAGCCAGCCGTCCTACTGGCACGACCTGGCTGGAATCGACGTCCCGACCCTGCTAGTGGTCGGCGACGAGGATCCCAGGTTCCGGGCCATAGCCATGCGGATGGCGGCGGGCCTCCCGCTCTCGACCATCTCCGTCGTGCCCGGAGCCGGACACGCTGCACACCTCGAGAACCTGGACCGGACCTCGACCGAGATCCTCGGGTTCCTGGCCCAGCTGGACGAGGAGCGGAGGTCCGGCCGGTGA
- a CDS encoding CapA family protein produces MTDRIHPMYRSERRVAWVIQVLVVVGILVVLADDLLGDGPTAPQRSDEVVAPADGPDPAGPTATTAIAAAPTTGATTGGTAGVASTTGIPATPDPMRTFTLVATGDIISHGAVAERADANVDDGWDYTEMFRRVRPILAGADLALCHIESPLSMDDDDLSFSGTFRVPSSLADAIAAAGYDGCSLASNHALDSGRSSVDATLHHLRRVGLGTAGMADTAEAAGPAWYEPGGIRVAHLSYTDLMNGRDLPTDPPWLVGHLDPAVVEADAAAASAAGAEFVVVSLHWGEEYTSQPTDRQAVMVERLLAVPDVDLLLGHHTHVVQPVVRRDGKAAAIGLGNFLTNQPGDEDNPCDACPPSTQDGLIAWFAVADGVDGPRVVDAGYVPTWVDREHAYEIVPIGIDEPEQVDPALLAESAARTAAVVEPQLRRLEFTAG; encoded by the coding sequence ATGACCGACCGCATCCATCCCATGTACCGCTCCGAACGGCGGGTCGCCTGGGTCATCCAGGTCCTGGTGGTTGTCGGAATCCTGGTCGTGCTGGCCGACGACCTGCTCGGAGACGGGCCGACTGCCCCGCAGCGCAGCGACGAGGTGGTCGCACCGGCAGACGGACCGGATCCCGCCGGGCCGACGGCGACCACCGCGATCGCCGCCGCCCCAACCACCGGCGCCACGACCGGGGGAACGGCCGGCGTCGCGTCGACGACCGGGATTCCCGCTACCCCGGATCCCATGCGGACCTTCACGCTCGTGGCGACCGGCGACATCATCAGCCACGGGGCCGTCGCCGAACGGGCCGACGCCAACGTGGACGACGGCTGGGACTACACGGAGATGTTCCGCCGGGTCCGCCCGATCCTGGCCGGCGCCGACCTGGCCCTCTGCCACATCGAGAGCCCACTCTCGATGGACGACGACGACCTCAGCTTCAGCGGCACCTTCCGGGTCCCCTCGTCGCTGGCCGACGCCATCGCCGCCGCCGGCTACGACGGTTGCTCGCTGGCGTCCAACCACGCCCTGGACTCCGGTCGATCCAGCGTGGACGCCACCCTCCACCACCTCCGGCGGGTCGGCCTGGGCACCGCCGGCATGGCCGACACCGCCGAGGCCGCCGGCCCCGCCTGGTACGAGCCGGGCGGCATCCGGGTGGCCCACCTCTCCTACACCGACCTCATGAACGGCCGCGACCTGCCGACCGACCCGCCATGGCTGGTCGGCCACCTGGATCCGGCCGTCGTGGAGGCCGATGCGGCCGCGGCCAGCGCCGCTGGGGCCGAGTTCGTCGTAGTCAGCCTCCACTGGGGCGAGGAGTACACCTCCCAGCCGACCGACCGGCAGGCTGTGATGGTCGAACGCCTCCTGGCGGTGCCCGACGTTGACCTGCTCCTGGGCCACCACACCCACGTGGTCCAGCCAGTGGTGCGCCGCGACGGAAAGGCGGCGGCCATCGGCCTGGGAAACTTCCTGACCAACCAGCCCGGCGACGAGGACAACCCCTGCGATGCATGCCCTCCGTCCACCCAGGACGGCCTGATCGCCTGGTTCGCGGTGGCCGACGGCGTCGACGGGCCCCGGGTGGTGGACGCCGGCTACGTTCCCACCTGGGTGGACCGGGAGCACGCCTACGAGATCGTGCCCATCGGCATCGACGAGCCGGAGCAGGTGGATCCGGCGCTGCTGGCAGAGTCGGCGGCGAGGACCGCCGCCGTGGTCGAGCCCCAGCTCAGGCGCCTGGAGTTCACCGCCGGCTGA
- the menC gene encoding o-succinylbenzoate synthase — translation MRIAEARVERRLLRYHSPITTAHGSVADRWTVLLTLVDEDGYVGVGEAAPLAGFTPDTVDEAEAAIRGWVEDGAVDDRPVASVTARAAVDSALLDLAARIAGTTVHRLLAPASPDRLSVAALVTGATVEDLAASVAAAVAAGHATVKVKVGTHGIDGDVERVSAVRSRIGPDITLRLDANGAWEAGEAVRHLDRLAAFDPEFVEEPVAGLEHLADVRFASPVPIAVDESARTVEDVRRAVEMGAADLVVLKPSAIGGPSEAARAAALVRSAGLDVVITSLLEGSVGIRAAAHLASAIGATDPAPGLATAGLLAVDIASPCLPVNGEIRLD, via the coding sequence GTGAGGATCGCCGAGGCCCGGGTGGAACGCCGGCTGCTGCGCTACCACTCCCCGATAACCACCGCCCACGGTTCCGTCGCCGACCGCTGGACCGTCCTGCTGACCCTGGTCGACGAGGACGGCTACGTGGGCGTCGGCGAGGCGGCTCCCCTGGCCGGCTTCACCCCGGACACCGTGGACGAGGCCGAGGCCGCCATCCGTGGCTGGGTCGAGGATGGTGCCGTCGACGACAGGCCCGTGGCGTCGGTTACCGCCAGGGCCGCCGTGGACTCCGCACTGCTGGACCTGGCGGCCCGGATCGCCGGAACGACCGTCCACCGCCTGCTCGCCCCGGCGAGCCCCGACCGCCTGTCCGTCGCCGCACTCGTCACCGGAGCCACGGTCGAGGACCTCGCCGCCTCCGTGGCCGCAGCGGTGGCCGCGGGCCACGCCACGGTCAAGGTCAAGGTCGGAACCCACGGGATCGACGGCGATGTCGAGCGGGTGTCGGCGGTGCGCTCCCGGATCGGACCGGACATCACGCTGAGGCTGGACGCCAACGGGGCCTGGGAGGCGGGCGAGGCGGTCCGGCACCTGGACCGCCTGGCCGCATTCGACCCCGAGTTCGTGGAGGAGCCGGTCGCGGGGCTGGAGCACCTGGCCGATGTCCGCTTCGCCTCACCGGTACCGATCGCCGTAGACGAGTCGGCCCGAACCGTCGAGGACGTCAGGCGAGCCGTGGAGATGGGGGCCGCCGACCTGGTGGTCCTCAAGCCGTCGGCCATCGGAGGGCCGTCGGAGGCAGCCAGGGCGGCAGCCCTGGTCCGCAGCGCCGGACTGGACGTGGTGATCACGTCCCTGCTGGAGGGCTCGGTCGGCATCCGTGCCGCCGCCCACCTCGCGTCGGCCATCGGCGCCACCGATCCCGCGCCCGGTCTGGCCACCGCCGGCCTGCTCGCCGTCGACATCGCCTCGCCCTGCCTGCCGGTCAACGGGGAGATCCGGCTGGACTAG
- a CDS encoding amidohydrolase family protein, which translates to MDDPTEGADDPSDSPVPGGLDDDLRASAVSRRRFVLGVGFGAASIAFLRRLPGHPGNPGAVGPSTVPAVPRSTTVPPTPTTGMPDVQPSLDETVAAPDDRVHDVVVAGGRVIDPETGFDAVAHVGIDGDTVSRISLDPLVGSTTLDAAGLVVAPGFIDILSYPPNGYGEWHKIADGVTTNLCMHGIDNPMDAFLSEAAEHRPPVNYGGATDQYTHRTAIGVGIDYASDLQITDLVRLADVDLRAGALGIHQQPEYTLGLTRDEMLRHGDLAAAHGVPLCLHLRYSENLAPGTQEEAVAEAIAVASRTGCAVHIEHINSTGGTGRMGEAIAQIDAARSEGLAITACTYPYTFWVTRAGTARYNDFQEKFGISYGDLQVAGTSERLDAAGWQQARADNKHVAAFAMSDDDIDTSLAAPWVMVGSDAILEQPHNNHPRSTGCFSRVLGTYARERGVITLSEALAKMTILPARLLESRSPAMARRGRLQAGAAADVTVFDPATISDRSTIEQTWLESIGVHHVLVGGQVVRSAGVTDRSVRPGVPILSELT; encoded by the coding sequence ATGGACGATCCGACCGAGGGTGCCGACGACCCTTCCGACAGCCCGGTGCCGGGCGGCCTGGACGACGACCTCCGGGCGTCGGCTGTGTCGCGGCGACGGTTCGTCCTGGGCGTGGGCTTCGGCGCGGCGTCGATCGCCTTCCTGCGGCGCCTTCCGGGACACCCTGGCAACCCGGGCGCAGTGGGCCCATCCACCGTGCCGGCCGTCCCCCGTTCCACCACCGTGCCGCCGACCCCGACGACGGGCATGCCGGACGTCCAGCCGTCCCTCGACGAGACCGTGGCGGCCCCGGACGACCGGGTCCACGACGTCGTTGTGGCCGGCGGTCGGGTCATAGATCCGGAGACCGGCTTCGACGCCGTGGCCCACGTCGGCATCGACGGCGACACCGTCAGCCGCATCAGCCTGGATCCGCTGGTGGGTTCCACGACGCTGGACGCCGCCGGCCTCGTGGTGGCTCCGGGATTCATCGACATCCTCTCGTATCCCCCGAACGGCTACGGCGAGTGGCACAAGATCGCCGACGGTGTGACCACCAACCTGTGCATGCACGGCATCGACAATCCGATGGACGCCTTCCTCAGTGAGGCTGCGGAACACCGACCGCCGGTCAACTACGGCGGGGCCACGGACCAGTACACCCACCGCACCGCCATCGGCGTCGGCATCGACTACGCCAGCGACCTGCAGATCACCGACTTGGTGCGCCTCGCCGACGTTGACCTGCGGGCCGGCGCCCTGGGCATCCACCAGCAGCCCGAATACACCCTCGGCCTCACCCGCGACGAGATGCTGCGCCACGGCGACCTGGCTGCGGCACACGGCGTCCCCCTCTGCCTGCACCTGCGCTACTCGGAGAACCTCGCGCCCGGCACCCAGGAGGAGGCGGTCGCCGAGGCGATCGCCGTCGCCAGCCGAACCGGGTGTGCCGTCCACATCGAACACATCAACTCGACCGGTGGCACAGGCCGCATGGGCGAGGCCATCGCCCAGATCGATGCCGCCCGATCCGAGGGCCTGGCGATCACGGCCTGCACCTACCCCTACACGTTCTGGGTCACGAGGGCCGGGACCGCCCGGTACAACGACTTCCAGGAGAAGTTCGGCATCTCATACGGAGACCTCCAGGTAGCAGGGACCTCGGAACGTCTGGATGCCGCCGGTTGGCAGCAGGCCAGGGCCGACAACAAGCACGTCGCGGCGTTCGCCATGTCAGACGACGACATCGACACCTCGCTGGCCGCCCCCTGGGTGATGGTCGGCTCCGACGCGATCCTCGAGCAGCCCCACAACAACCATCCCCGGTCGACCGGCTGCTTCAGCCGGGTGCTCGGCACCTACGCGAGGGAGAGGGGCGTCATCACGCTCAGCGAGGCGCTGGCCAAGATGACCATCCTCCCGGCCCGACTGCTCGAGTCCCGGAGCCCGGCCATGGCCCGCAGGGGCCGCCTCCAAGCCGGGGCGGCCGCCGACGTGACCGTGTTCGACCCGGCGACCATCTCCGACCGGTCCACCATCGAGCAGACATGGCTGGAGTCGATCGGCGTACACCACGTGCTGGTGGGCGGCCAGGTGGTCCGGTCAGCCGGTGTGACCGACCGATCGGTCCGCCCGGGCGTACCGATCCTGAGCGAGTTGACATGA
- the menD gene encoding 2-succinyl-5-enolpyruvyl-6-hydroxy-3-cyclohexene-1-carboxylic-acid synthase — translation MSALPVADPAAMQAWCRAFLAQMVACGIGHVAVSPGSRSTPMTVAADRTEGLELSMHLDERSGGFFALGLARASRRPVALLCTSGTAAANYLPAVVEAFHSGVPLLVLTTDRPPELQGIGAPQAIDQVDLYGTHTRWATTEAVAGTRPAGEAASLAHQAVVRATRPAPGPVHVNIGFREPLEPPVQDPPPVGLLPMPPDHAAVEPGPLPGLLGTERGLLVAGPMDPDDRGVAAVAELSRRTGWPVLADPASGLRRGPQTADAPVLASGDHLLRSTWANDHRPDLVVQMGAMPTSKGYRLWLDRVGTDRLVAVDHLGRFPDPAHRVTDRVAAEPGRLAALLVEHLPEVQQTGPWTSTWTGADSVAMSTVAAIATDGPFDEPAVVAALHRTLPAGANLVVASSMPIRDLDAFLPTDERPLRILANRGANGIDGMASTALGVAAGSVEPTVLFTGDLALLHDLGGLLAIRRLGLDLTVVLVDNDGGGIFSFLPIAENGHVDHHRLFHTPHGLDLGPVAALAGGRLHEPTGLADLESVLGSVVGNPGLHLVHIVVDATTNVGLHREAAAAVDRALSRALSDDGG, via the coding sequence GTGAGCGCGCTGCCCGTCGCCGACCCGGCGGCCATGCAGGCCTGGTGCCGGGCCTTCCTCGCCCAGATGGTGGCCTGCGGGATCGGGCACGTGGCCGTGTCGCCGGGGTCGCGGTCCACGCCCATGACCGTGGCGGCCGACCGTACCGAAGGCCTCGAGCTGTCCATGCACCTCGACGAGCGGTCCGGTGGCTTCTTCGCCCTCGGCCTGGCCCGGGCATCGAGGCGGCCGGTAGCCCTGTTGTGCACCTCCGGGACCGCTGCGGCCAACTACCTGCCCGCCGTGGTCGAGGCCTTCCACTCGGGCGTGCCGCTCCTAGTCCTGACAACCGACCGCCCCCCGGAACTGCAGGGCATCGGCGCCCCCCAGGCCATCGACCAGGTGGACCTCTACGGCACCCACACCCGTTGGGCGACGACCGAGGCGGTGGCCGGAACCCGGCCGGCGGGCGAGGCCGCCTCGCTGGCCCACCAGGCGGTGGTCCGTGCCACCCGGCCGGCGCCAGGCCCGGTACACGTCAACATCGGATTCCGGGAGCCGCTCGAGCCTCCGGTCCAGGACCCGCCACCGGTCGGCCTTCTACCCATGCCGCCGGACCACGCAGCGGTCGAACCGGGACCGCTTCCCGGCCTCCTCGGAACCGAACGGGGCCTGCTGGTAGCCGGGCCGATGGATCCGGACGACCGGGGGGTCGCCGCCGTGGCCGAGCTGTCCCGTCGCACCGGCTGGCCGGTCCTCGCCGATCCGGCATCGGGCCTCCGCCGCGGGCCGCAGACCGCCGACGCCCCGGTGCTGGCCTCCGGCGACCACCTGCTGCGCTCGACCTGGGCCAACGACCACCGTCCGGACCTGGTGGTCCAGATGGGCGCCATGCCCACCAGCAAGGGATACCGGCTCTGGCTGGACCGGGTGGGCACCGACCGCCTCGTCGCCGTCGACCACCTGGGTCGGTTCCCGGACCCCGCCCATCGTGTCACCGACCGGGTGGCCGCCGAACCGGGCCGGCTGGCTGCCCTGCTCGTGGAACACCTACCCGAGGTGCAGCAGACCGGACCCTGGACGTCAACATGGACGGGGGCCGACTCGGTGGCCATGTCGACCGTGGCCGCCATCGCCACCGACGGCCCGTTCGACGAGCCGGCTGTCGTGGCCGCCCTGCACCGGACCCTGCCCGCCGGAGCCAACCTCGTGGTGGCCAGCTCGATGCCGATCCGGGACCTCGACGCGTTCCTCCCCACTGACGAACGGCCCCTCCGGATCCTCGCCAACCGCGGGGCCAACGGAATCGACGGGATGGCGTCCACCGCACTGGGCGTGGCCGCCGGATCCGTGGAACCGACCGTCCTGTTCACGGGTGACCTCGCCCTTCTCCACGACCTCGGCGGCCTCCTGGCCATCCGACGCCTCGGGCTGGACCTGACCGTCGTGCTCGTGGACAACGACGGCGGCGGCATCTTCTCCTTCCTCCCCATCGCCGAGAACGGCCACGTCGACCACCACCGGCTGTTCCACACCCCGCACGGGCTGGACCTCGGCCCCGTGGCGGCCCTCGCCGGCGGCCGGCTCCACGAACCCACCGGCCTGGCCGACCTGGAGTCCGTCCTGGGATCGGTGGTCGGCAACCCGGGCCTCCACCTGGTGCACATCGTGGTCGATGCGACGACCAACGTGGGCCTCCACCGGGAAGCGGCCGCGGCCGTCGATCGTGCCCTCTCCCGTGCCCTCTCCGACGACGGGGGCTGA
- a CDS encoding alpha/beta hydrolase has product MTGSPVAGRVDRVGLGTTYLDWGGAGPPLVLLHPNGFCAGLYDPLARGLVDRCRVVGIDMRGHGASDDVVDSGLLGNDAIALDVLAVADHLGFDRFALLGVSFGGAVGIEVAVAAPERVAALVLCEAIAIEAQARERQHFGTDGADHPLAIGARRRRDVWDDREAVLASYGTRPPMDSLDPDALAGYVRWGFRDREDGRVELACRPETEALVFGSERCHGPVEAFEALQRVTSPAAVMAGTHTDLDPSWFVGQADVLGVGLQLVDGGHFCLFEDTDRAVGLVDDNLRSLGYLT; this is encoded by the coding sequence GTGACAGGCTCGCCCGTCGCCGGCCGGGTGGACCGGGTCGGCCTCGGCACCACCTACCTGGACTGGGGCGGTGCAGGTCCGCCGCTCGTGCTCCTGCACCCGAACGGCTTCTGTGCGGGCCTCTACGACCCGTTGGCGCGGGGACTGGTCGACCGCTGCAGGGTGGTCGGCATCGACATGCGGGGACACGGCGCCAGTGACGACGTGGTGGATTCCGGCCTCTTAGGCAACGACGCCATTGCCCTGGACGTGCTGGCTGTCGCCGACCACCTTGGCTTCGACCGTTTCGCCCTACTCGGCGTGTCGTTCGGTGGAGCGGTGGGCATAGAGGTTGCCGTCGCAGCACCGGAGCGGGTTGCCGCCCTGGTGCTGTGCGAGGCCATCGCCATCGAGGCCCAGGCCCGTGAGCGGCAGCACTTCGGCACCGACGGAGCCGACCATCCGCTGGCGATCGGTGCCCGTCGTCGGCGCGACGTCTGGGACGACCGGGAGGCCGTGCTGGCCTCGTACGGAACGCGGCCTCCCATGGACTCCCTGGATCCCGACGCCCTGGCCGGCTACGTGCGCTGGGGGTTCCGCGACCGGGAGGACGGACGGGTCGAGCTGGCGTGCCGGCCGGAGACCGAGGCGCTCGTCTTCGGCTCGGAGCGCTGCCACGGTCCGGTCGAGGCGTTCGAGGCGCTGCAGCGGGTGACCAGCCCGGCGGCCGTGATGGCCGGCACGCACACCGACCTCGACCCGTCCTGGTTCGTCGGACAGGCTGACGTCCTGGGCGTCGGGCTCCAGCTGGTGGACGGTGGCCACTTCTGCCTGTTCGAGGACACCGATCGGGCGGTCGGGCTGGTGGACGACAACCTGCGGTCGCTCGGATACCTGACATGA